The DNA window GAACGCGTTCCGCTTCACCGGCGGGCAGATCCGCGACGCGGCGGCGACCGCGCGCAACCTGGCCCTGGCACGCGACCCCGGCGCGGCGCGCGTGGGCATGGACGACCTCTACGCCGCCAGCCGCATGCACTCCAACCCGCGGCTGGGCACGCTGGCCCGCAAGATCGAGCCGCGGCACCGCTGGGACGACATCGTGCTGCCGGCGGAGCGGGTGCAGCAGCTTCGCGAGGTCATCCACCACGTGCGCTACCGGTCGCTCGTCTTCCAGGAGTGGGGGTTCGACGGCAAGCTGGCGATGGGCAAGGGCCTGAACGCGCTCTTCGCCGGGCCGTCGGGCACGGGGAAGACGATGGCGGCCGGGATCGTGGCGGGCGAGCTGGGGCTGGAGCTTTACAAGGTCGACCTGTCCACGGTGGTCAGCAAGTACATCGGCGAGACGGAGAAGAACCTGGGCCGCATCTTCGCCGAGGCCGAGACGAGCAACGCGGTCCTCTTCTTCGACGAGGCGGACGCGCTGTTCGGGCGCCGCAGCGAGGTGCGCGACTCGCACGACCGCTACGCGAACCTGGAGACGGCGTACCTGCTCCAGCGAATGGAGGAGTTCGAAGGCATCGTCATCCTCGCCACCAACTTCCGCAAGAACATGGACGACGCCTTCGTGCGCCGCATCCAGTTCACGGTGGACTTTCCCTTCCCCGGCGAGCGCGAGCGGCTCCGCATCTGGCAGGCGATCTGGCCGGAGAAGGCGCCGCGGTCGGCCGATCTCGATCTCGAGGTCGTCGCGCGCCGCGTGGAGGTCGCGGGCGGCAGCATCCGCAACATCGCGCTCGCCGCCGCCTTCCTCGCCGCAGACGACGGCGGGGTGGTCACCATGGCGCACGTGGTCCGCGCCACCCGCCGCGAGTACCAGAAGATGGGCAAGGTCCTCTCCGAAGCCGACCTGGGCCACTTCGCGCAGCACGGCTGAGGCACGTCGGAAGAGATCGGGCGGGCGTCACGCCTGGCGGCTGAAGCCGCGGCTACAAAGGCACGAAGCCCCGCCTTCGCGGGCTGCTGCCCCACCGGCTTCGCGAAACGAGCCCCGGTCGCGGCCGGGGTGGGAAGGGTTCGGCGGCCGAGAGTACGGTACTCGGCGGGTTCTCCGCAGCGGGGACGGGGATCGACCGAAGCCGAATCATCCGCCAACCGATTTGCGAACGAGCGCGGGATATTGAAACCATCAGCTCGCCGCGTAACGCTTTCGGTCGCGCTCGTCGTCCTGGGGTGGCTCGGGACCGAGGCAGTATACGACCTGCTCCTCGTCCCGCGGCTGGGGCGTTGGATGCACGTGCCGGTGGAGTGGTGGCTTCTCGTCGTGCTGCCGTACGCGATCTGCATCCCTCTCGCCGGGCGGGTGCTGCGGTCGCACGTGGAGACGCTTTGGGCGGCCGGCGCACTGGCGCTGCTGTCGACCGCAGGCGGAGCAGCCGTCGCGCTGCTGCACCTTCCTGGTACGGCGAAGAGCTCTTTCTTCGAGTGGCCGGTGGTGTACTGGACGACCACTCCGCCGGTCTACTTCATCCTCTCGGGCGCGCTCCTGTCCCTCGCGCGCCTGATCGTCCGGCCCGGGCCGCCGACCTGCGCGCGGGCAACGACGGTTGGTGCGGCAGATCGGCCGACGCCAATCATCTCCCGTGAACGCGGTCCCGCCTTCCGCCACGCATCTCCCGACACGAGCGAGCGCGCATGATCGACGATCTGGACCGGAGCCTGGAGGAGCTGCTGCGGCGCGAGCTGCCGCCGGGGCTGGTGGAGCAGGTGACCATCAGCTTCGCCACGCCCAACGACCAGTTCCCCCCCACGTCGGTGTCGCTGCCCGCGGTGGACCTCTTCCTGTACGACGTGCGCGAGAACCGCGAGCTGCGCAGCGCGGAGTGGCGCATCGAGCGGAAGGGCGACGGGACGGCGACGCAGACGCGGCCGCCGGTGCGCATCGACTGCTCGTACCTGATCACGGCCTGGCCCAGCGAGGGATCGCCCACGGCGTCGCTCGACGAGCACCGGCTGCTGGGCGAGGTGATGAAGGTGCTCCTGCGCCACCGAACCCTGCCCGAGGCGTCGCTGCAGGGCGCGCTCGGAGCGCAG is part of the Longimicrobiaceae bacterium genome and encodes:
- a CDS encoding AAA family ATPase, which codes for QREPPLLSRYLKVDERVVDFLVGVEAMDGALLHVVRPVASAPRLADLLLPDELARRLPLLAAERGPGGEPPVFHLQGPYGVGKESTAAALCREMGLGLLAVDVARLAADEPRAVADALRLAGREALLRGAALLLEGWDALLGDERRAARTAAVGEMEEWRAPTFVAGEAAWDPADSLHGRPFFRVTIPAPEYGDRVRLWRASLNGDASKGGGVDVEALANAFRFTGGQIRDAAATARNLALARDPGAARVGMDDLYAASRMHSNPRLGTLARKIEPRHRWDDIVLPAERVQQLREVIHHVRYRSLVFQEWGFDGKLAMGKGLNALFAGPSGTGKTMAAGIVAGELGLELYKVDLSTVVSKYIGETEKNLGRIFAEAETSNAVLFFDEADALFGRRSEVRDSHDRYANLETAYLLQRMEEFEGIVILATNFRKNMDDAFVRRIQFTVDFPFPGERERLRIWQAIWPEKAPRSADLDLEVVARRVEVAGGSIRNIALAAAFLAADDGGVVTMAHVVRATRREYQKMGKVLSEADLGHFAQHG
- a CDS encoding DUF4255 domain-containing protein — translated: MIDDLDRSLEELLRRELPPGLVEQVTISFATPNDQFPPTSVSLPAVDLFLYDVRENRELRSAEWRIERKGDGTATQTRPPVRIDCSYLITAWPSEGSPTASLDEHRLLGEVMKVLLRHRTLPEASLQGALGAQEISPPAFSLQPGHLQNLGEFWQALGGRPRAALNLTVTLGVQVQDPMDMGKVATDRVIRMRVGVGEE